GAAGCCCGGAGTCACCGGCTTCGAGTTCCTGCATCAGGAGGCCGTAGGCCGTCTCGCTGATGCCCGGAAGCCCGTACCCCTCCAGGTTCGGCGCGAAAAAGCCCAGTTCCCCCAGTTCCGAGATGAGTTCCGTCGGGAACGTCCCGTTGATGTAGTGTTCGCCGATGTCCGGTTTGACCTGCTCGTCGACGAATTTGCGGGCGGTGTCTCGGACCATCCGCTCCTCTGATGAGAGGTCTGCTTCGAGTGAGACGAAATCTAACATAGTCGTACTAGACCAATCGGAAATTCTGCGTTAAACTATTTCGATGGGGATTTCTCGGCAAATTCAGCCGTCTCGTGGTTCGTCGCTTTCTCAATACCTAAGTGCGAGGGGGAGGGTTTGTCACACATGGACCTACAGATTTCGGGTAACTCGGCCCTCGTCACGGCATCGAGCAGCGGGCTCGGCAAAGCGTCCGCGAAGGCACTGGCACGCGAAGGCGCGAACGTCGTCATGAACGGGCGCTCACAGGAATCACTCGACGAAGCGGTCGAAGAGGTACGCGAAGTCGCAACCGGCGAGGTCGTCGGCGTCACAGCAGACCTCACGGAACCTGACGACATCGAGAATCTCGTCCAGACGACCGTGGACGAATTCGGCGGCCTCGACCACCTCGTCACGTCCGCGGGCGGTCCACCGTCCGGACCGTTCCTCGAGACCACCGACGAGGATTGGTACGACGCCTTCGACCTGCTCGTGATGAGCGTCGTCCGCCTCGTTCGTGAGGCCGCAGACCCCCTCGCGGCGGGCGACGGCGGCACCATCGTGAACATCACCTCCCGAAGCGTGAAAGAGGCGATTCCGTCGCTCGTGCTCTCGAATTCGGTGCGCATGAGCGTCATCGGCTTGGAGAAGACGCTCTCGACCGAACTCGCCCCCGACGTGCGCGTGAACGCCGTCCTGCCGGGGCCACACGAGACTCGACGCATCCGCGAACTCATCGAGCAGGGCGTAGACCGCGGCGAATACGATTCTTACGAGGAGGGACTCGCGGCACGCGGTGAATCGAACCCGCTCACGCGTATCGGCAAGCCAATGGAACTCGGCGACACCGTCGCCTACCTCTCCTCGCCGCTCTCGGGGTACATCAACGGGACGGCGCTTCCAATCGACGGCGGCCTCGGCAACTCGAACCTCTAAGAGTCCCGTCCTTCGATTTTTTGCGGAGTGTGGTACAGGGTATCGCTACACTAATGTCTGTGCCTCGTGACAAATGCCCATGGAACCAGTCGATTTCGACGAAGCAGAAACGTACGAACCGGAGGACGGGTGGCGACGGGTATCGCTGGCGGGCAGCGAGAAGTTCACCTTCGAGTGGTTCGAGAAGCCACCGGGCCACTCCTCGCCCATGCACGACCACGAGAACGAACAGGTCTGTCTCGTGCTCAAGGGCGAACTCTCTATCTACACCGACGACGACGAGGTCACTCTCAGTCAGTACGACTCCGTCTGGCTGGACGCGTGGGAGTCCCACCGCGTCGAGAACACGGGGGACGAACTGGCCATCGGCCTCGACGTGTTCGCGCCGGGCCGTGGCTTCGACTTCTGGACGGACCGGGAGGAATAGATGCGGTATCTCGCACGCAGCGCCGACGGCACGGTACTGCTCGGCGACGACGAGGGGTTCGTCCCGCTTGCAGCGGCGGACTCGTCGCTTCAAACCATGGGCGATGCGCTCCGACGCGCGCCCGAAGGCCTCCCCGCACCCGGTGACGCGCGGGCGGCCCGCATCCCCGCCGAAGACATCACCTTTGGCCTGCCGCTCGCGCCGGTGAAAAAGCTCTGGGGAATCGGCCTCAACTACGCAGACCATGCCGCAGACCTTCACGAGGTGCGCCCGGAGGAACCCGCAAGTTTCGTCAAGCCGCCGAGCACGGCGACCGGACCCGGTGGCCCGATTCGCCTCCCCGACCCCGAGATTACGAATCGCGTGACCGCCGAAGCCGAGCTTGGCGTCGTTATGGGTCGCACCTTCTCGCACGTCGACGAAGACGAGTTCGACGACGTCGTCGCCGGATTCGTCCCCATCATCGACATGACCGCGGAAGATGTCTTGGAGAAGAACCCGCGATTTCTCACGCGGGCGAAAAGCTTCGACACGTTCCTCGTGGCCGGACCGTGGATTGCGGTCCCCGACTCACCGACCGAATTCTTGGACT
This sequence is a window from Haladaptatus sp. QDMS2. Protein-coding genes within it:
- a CDS encoding SDR family oxidoreductase; its protein translation is MDLQISGNSALVTASSSGLGKASAKALAREGANVVMNGRSQESLDEAVEEVREVATGEVVGVTADLTEPDDIENLVQTTVDEFGGLDHLVTSAGGPPSGPFLETTDEDWYDAFDLLVMSVVRLVREAADPLAAGDGGTIVNITSRSVKEAIPSLVLSNSVRMSVIGLEKTLSTELAPDVRVNAVLPGPHETRRIRELIEQGVDRGEYDSYEEGLAARGESNPLTRIGKPMELGDTVAYLSSPLSGYINGTALPIDGGLGNSNL
- a CDS encoding cupin domain-containing protein, translating into MEPVDFDEAETYEPEDGWRRVSLAGSEKFTFEWFEKPPGHSSPMHDHENEQVCLVLKGELSIYTDDDEVTLSQYDSVWLDAWESHRVENTGDELAIGLDVFAPGRGFDFWTDREE
- a CDS encoding fumarylacetoacetate hydrolase family protein, with the protein product MRYLARSADGTVLLGDDEGFVPLAAADSSLQTMGDALRRAPEGLPAPGDARAARIPAEDITFGLPLAPVKKLWGIGLNYADHAADLHEVRPEEPASFVKPPSTATGPGGPIRLPDPEITNRVTAEAELGVVMGRTFSHVDEDEFDDVVAGFVPIIDMTAEDVLEKNPRFLTRAKSFDTFLVAGPWIAVPDSPTEFLDSVAVRTVVNDEVIAENTLEGMLFEPPELVSFHSQVMTFEPGDVISTGTPGAGVIEPGDSVRAEVDPVGVLESEVR